In a genomic window of Helianthus annuus cultivar XRQ/B chromosome 10, HanXRQr2.0-SUNRISE, whole genome shotgun sequence:
- the LOC110886716 gene encoding DNA replication licensing factor MCM7 — MDNDLEMARHVVYVHQKRKSPALGFAPLEASVLRAYISAARKLSPSVPRELEEYIATAYSSIRQKEAKSRSPHSYTTVRTLLSILRISAALARLRFSENVAQSDVDEALRLMQMSKFSLYSDERQRSGLDAILDIYSILRDEAARANKMDVSYAQALNRISRMGYTEAQLKECLEEYAALNVWQIHPNTFDIRFIDA, encoded by the exons ATGGATAATGATCTTGAAATGGCTAGACATGTTGTTTACGTTCACCAAAAACGAAAATCTCCGGCCCTCGGGTTTGCTCCTCTCGAAGCTTCTGTTCTTAG GGCATATATTTCAGCCGCCAGAAAGTTATCTCCATCTGTTCCGAGAGAACTGGAGga GTATATTGCTACTGCATACTCGAGCATCAGGCAAAAAGAAGCGAAATCAAGGAGCCCACACTCATACACCACTGTCAGAACTCTTCTAAGTATTTTAAGGATATCGGCT GCGCTTGCGAGGCTGAGATTCTCAGAAAACGTTGCTCAGAGTGACGTGGACGAGGCACTTCGGCTGATGCAAATGTCAAAGTTTTCATTGTACTCTGATGAAAGGCAGCGGTCTGGTCTTGATGCGATCTTGGATATTTATTCGATTTTACGTGATGAGGCAGCAAGGGCCAACAAGATGGATGTAAGCTATGCACAAGCTCTAAACAGGATTTCAAGAATG GGGTACACTGAAGCTCAGCTGAAAGAATGTTTAGAGGAATATGCAGCGTTGAACGTGTGGCAGATTCATCCAAACACCTTTGATATTCGATTTATTGATGCTTGA